One uncultured Hyphomonas sp. genomic region harbors:
- a CDS encoding phasin family protein, translating into MAKDKKAKAKKTKKSEAGAKAVKTAKAIEAQSVEMAHKIWLAGVGAYGKAYDTALANANTFNKQSTELFDELVKRGEKIESDVKTRFSEDERVTKATKTVAKANAAARQFQAEAYDRFEARMERMRDLLGVKQMNERTSKLASKIEKLEDEVAETVANAKDRVSKVDLKARIARLSAEIEAVAGETGADIAKTAKKAAGKTSKAVKAAVTVPDASDDLSQITGVGPAMVKKLNAAGIYSFAQLAALKKAEAEKLDEQIGARGRVTRDEWVKQAKVLAKK; encoded by the coding sequence ATGGCAAAAGACAAAAAAGCAAAAGCCAAGAAGACCAAGAAATCCGAGGCAGGCGCCAAAGCCGTGAAAACGGCCAAGGCGATCGAAGCCCAATCCGTTGAAATGGCCCACAAGATCTGGCTTGCAGGCGTAGGCGCCTATGGCAAGGCGTATGATACCGCACTCGCCAACGCCAATACGTTCAACAAACAGTCGACCGAACTGTTCGATGAGCTGGTCAAGCGCGGCGAAAAGATCGAGTCCGATGTGAAGACCCGGTTCAGCGAAGACGAGCGCGTCACCAAGGCGACCAAGACCGTCGCCAAGGCGAATGCGGCCGCCCGCCAGTTCCAGGCAGAAGCCTATGACCGCTTCGAGGCCCGCATGGAGCGCATGCGCGACCTGCTGGGCGTCAAGCAGATGAACGAGCGGACGTCCAAACTGGCGTCCAAGATCGAGAAGCTTGAAGACGAAGTGGCCGAAACGGTCGCGAACGCCAAAGACCGCGTCAGCAAGGTGGACCTCAAGGCCCGCATCGCGCGCCTGTCTGCCGAGATTGAAGCCGTGGCCGGAGAGACCGGTGCAGACATCGCCAAGACGGCGAAGAAAGCTGCCGGCAAGACGAGCAAGGCCGTTAAGGCCGCTGTGACGGTGCCGGACGCGTCGGACGATCTCTCGCAGATCACCGGTGTCGGCCCGGCCATGGTCAAGAAGCTGAACGCCGCTGGCATCTACAGCTTTGCCCAATTGGCTGCGCTGAAGAAGGCCGAGGCCGAGAAGCTCGATGAGCAGATCGGTGCACGCGGCCGTGTCACCCGCGATGAGTGGGTGAAGCAGGCCAAAGTGCTGGCGAAGAAGTAA
- a CDS encoding TetR/AcrR family transcriptional regulator, translating to MKTRDRILHVSLLLFNEEGEAQQTAVDISNALGISPGNLYYHFKGKDAIIRALFDSFEEEMRIILRGSRGRVTSIEDNWVYLYIILEEIYDFRFFYRNLGVLLDRYPDLANRFRSLVSEQRTTIHNVLDDLRDAEALSIDPRLMEVLTDQMMMTLTFWLEADSMNRNNLDGAALIHKTVFQVMCLIVPYMGENGMDALSRMIAHYEANRK from the coding sequence ATGAAGACACGCGACCGCATCCTCCACGTCAGCCTGCTTCTCTTCAACGAGGAAGGGGAAGCACAGCAGACGGCTGTCGACATTTCGAATGCCCTGGGCATCAGCCCGGGCAATCTGTACTACCATTTCAAGGGCAAGGACGCGATTATCCGGGCCCTGTTCGACAGTTTCGAAGAAGAAATGCGGATCATCCTGCGCGGCTCCCGCGGGCGGGTTACATCGATCGAGGACAATTGGGTCTATCTCTACATCATCCTCGAAGAGATCTACGATTTCCGCTTCTTCTACCGGAACCTCGGCGTCCTGCTGGACCGCTATCCGGACCTTGCCAACCGTTTCCGGTCCCTGGTCTCGGAACAACGAACAACCATCCACAATGTGCTGGACGATCTGCGCGATGCCGAAGCGCTCTCCATCGATCCGCGCCTGATGGAAGTTCTGACCGACCAGATGATGATGACCCTCACCTTCTGGCTGGAAGCCGACAGCATGAACCGGAACAATCTGGACGGCGCCGCCCTGATCCACAAAACCGTGTTCCAGGTCATGTGTCTCATCGTGCCCTATATGGGCGAGAACGGTATGGACGCCCTGTCCCGGATGATCGCCCACTATGAGGCGAACCGGAAATAG
- a CDS encoding alpha/beta fold hydrolase, with translation MTTPKDEIAKSAAETTLALNPLMGGINREELVGAVAMMLRSTMTNPVTTAKSASRIAKENANILMGKSKRKADPKDRRFRDPAWEHNPFYRRGMQAYLATQEHLNDWVSDLKMSELEHARAKFVMGMITDALAPTNTLIGNPAATKRVVDSGGLSLLKGLKNAYTDLTKNGGMPSQVDKRPFKVGENLAITEGQVIWKNEMLELIQYAPKTDKVHRTPILIIPPQINKYYAMDLSPMTSMVQFLLAMEQQTFVVSWRNPKREHRDWGMQEYIDSLIQASEVVRKVTKSKKINVSGACSGGITTATLASLLAAAGDDRINAITFMVCVLNPQKEDSELGQIVSDGSLEIARAYSKKKGILKGDDLARMFAWMRPNDLIWNYVVNNYLMGEDPAPFDVLYWNNDSTNLPAQLHSDYLDMGLNQPFDHPGEYEVAGHMLDMSKVKSDAFIVAGLTDHITPWKACYRTAGLLGSDNIEFILSSSGHIQSLLNPPGNPKAKMFRNPEIAPTADEWAAGATEEAGSWWPVWGEWLKARSGSLKTAPKACGSDAFQPLYPAPGRYVFDE, from the coding sequence ATGACGACGCCTAAGGATGAAATCGCCAAAAGTGCGGCCGAAACCACGCTGGCGCTGAACCCGCTGATGGGTGGGATCAATCGGGAGGAACTGGTCGGTGCGGTGGCGATGATGCTGCGCTCGACCATGACCAACCCTGTGACCACCGCAAAATCCGCATCCAGGATCGCGAAGGAAAACGCCAATATTCTGATGGGCAAGTCCAAGCGGAAGGCCGATCCGAAGGACCGCCGGTTCCGGGACCCGGCCTGGGAGCATAATCCGTTCTACCGGCGCGGCATGCAGGCTTATCTTGCGACGCAGGAACACCTGAATGATTGGGTGTCTGATCTGAAGATGAGCGAGCTGGAGCATGCGCGCGCCAAGTTCGTCATGGGCATGATCACCGACGCGCTTGCGCCCACGAACACGCTGATCGGGAATCCGGCGGCGACCAAGCGGGTCGTGGACTCCGGTGGCCTGTCGCTGCTCAAAGGGTTGAAGAACGCATATACCGACCTGACGAAAAATGGCGGCATGCCGAGCCAGGTCGACAAGCGGCCCTTCAAGGTCGGTGAGAACCTCGCCATCACCGAAGGGCAGGTGATCTGGAAGAACGAGATGCTGGAACTGATCCAGTACGCGCCCAAGACAGACAAGGTGCACCGCACGCCCATCCTGATCATCCCCCCACAGATCAACAAGTACTACGCGATGGACCTGTCGCCGATGACGTCGATGGTGCAGTTCCTGCTCGCCATGGAGCAGCAGACTTTTGTCGTGTCCTGGCGCAATCCGAAGCGGGAACACCGCGACTGGGGCATGCAGGAATATATCGACAGTCTGATCCAGGCGAGCGAAGTCGTCCGCAAGGTCACGAAGTCGAAGAAGATCAACGTGTCAGGGGCATGCTCTGGCGGTATCACGACGGCGACCCTCGCCAGCTTGCTTGCCGCGGCAGGTGACGACCGGATCAATGCCATCACCTTCATGGTCTGTGTACTGAACCCTCAGAAGGAAGACAGCGAGCTCGGGCAGATCGTTTCTGACGGCAGCCTTGAAATCGCACGGGCCTACTCCAAGAAGAAAGGCATCCTGAAAGGCGACGATCTTGCGCGCATGTTTGCCTGGATGCGGCCGAACGACCTGATCTGGAATTATGTCGTCAACAATTACCTGATGGGTGAGGATCCGGCGCCGTTCGATGTTCTCTACTGGAACAATGATTCCACAAACCTCCCGGCTCAGCTCCATTCGGATTATCTGGACATGGGGCTGAACCAGCCCTTCGATCATCCGGGCGAGTATGAAGTGGCCGGGCATATGCTGGACATGTCCAAGGTGAAGTCCGATGCCTTTATCGTGGCGGGGCTAACGGACCACATCACGCCCTGGAAGGCCTGCTACCGCACGGCCGGTTTGCTGGGGTCGGACAATATCGAATTCATTCTGTCCTCCAGCGGGCATATTCAATCGCTTCTCAATCCGCCCGGAAATCCCAAGGCAAAAATGTTCCGGAACCCGGAGATTGCACCGACAGCGGATGAGTGGGCGGCAGGGGCAACGGAAGAAGCCGGCAGTTGGTGGCCCGTCTGGGGCGAATGGCTGAAGGCGCGGTCAGGTTCACTGAAAACTGCACCTAAAGCTTGCGGAAGCGACGCATTCCAGCCTCTTTATCCTGCGCCAGGCCGATACGTCTTCGACGAATAG
- a CDS encoding alpha/beta fold hydrolase — translation MPEQRPQITMQDVDGIQLRTAFWPAKQPSGNLPLLFFNGIGANLELTQGLGDMFPERDIITFDVPGVGKSPVTQWPYRPWMLARWARKLLDQFDIDAVDVMGVSWGGALAQQFAFQYRNRVGSLILCATSAGMTMVPGRPKSLSKMIDARRYTDPDFMRESFSTLYGDAVDGEVGRHIDNLLPPEPRGYFYQLLAFIGWSSLPFIRFLKMPSLVIMGDEDTIVPVANGHILRMGLPNSRLHIVEGGGHLFLVTRAEETAGIIRDFLNSPAEVAAAA, via the coding sequence ATGCCTGAACAACGCCCACAGATTACCATGCAGGATGTGGATGGCATCCAGCTTCGTACGGCGTTCTGGCCGGCAAAACAGCCGAGCGGCAACCTGCCTTTGCTCTTCTTCAATGGCATCGGCGCCAATCTCGAACTGACCCAGGGGCTCGGTGACATGTTCCCGGAGCGGGACATCATCACATTTGATGTTCCGGGCGTTGGCAAAAGCCCGGTGACACAATGGCCTTATCGTCCCTGGATGCTGGCACGATGGGCGCGCAAGCTGCTCGACCAGTTTGATATCGATGCGGTCGATGTCATGGGTGTGTCCTGGGGCGGGGCTCTGGCTCAGCAGTTCGCCTTTCAGTACCGCAACCGCGTCGGCAGCCTGATCCTGTGCGCCACGAGCGCGGGCATGACGATGGTGCCGGGGCGCCCTAAATCGCTTTCCAAAATGATCGATGCGCGCCGGTATACCGATCCTGACTTCATGCGCGAAAGTTTCAGCACGCTTTATGGCGATGCCGTGGATGGAGAAGTCGGGCGCCACATCGACAATCTCCTGCCGCCAGAGCCGCGGGGCTATTTCTACCAGCTCCTCGCCTTTATCGGCTGGTCCAGCCTGCCATTCATCCGCTTCCTGAAAATGCCATCGCTGGTGATCATGGGGGATGAAGACACGATCGTGCCGGTGGCAAACGGGCATATCCTGCGAATGGGGCTGCCCAATTCGCGCCTCCACATTGTGGAAGGCGGCGGACATCTGTTCCTCGTGACCCGGGCTGAGGAAACGGCCGGGATTATCCGGGATTTTCTGAATTCACCGGCTGAGGTGGCCGCAGCGGCCTGA
- a CDS encoding Hpt domain-containing protein, with translation MFKNLLTALPSRRKPANPNTTEVSIDISRVIKPAEPVEATQTAQAAILANESEPADTDFLGGLAEDAVDSLSGQFEAWMRGDLEELVRTWHLAREPGATAEQYREVFTAAHNIKGAANSYGYPAIARLCGSLSRLLSDTRPGENSALINLHVEACRAAFNSIGQGSDAQSIADAVCEALEERVALKVAHS, from the coding sequence ATGTTCAAGAATCTGCTGACCGCCCTGCCTTCCCGCCGCAAACCGGCGAATCCAAACACAACCGAAGTCTCCATCGACATCAGCCGTGTTATCAAGCCCGCAGAGCCGGTCGAAGCGACCCAGACGGCACAGGCCGCCATTCTTGCCAACGAATCCGAGCCGGCCGACACGGATTTCCTGGGCGGCCTTGCAGAAGACGCAGTCGATTCCCTGTCCGGACAGTTCGAAGCCTGGATGCGCGGCGATCTCGAAGAACTGGTCCGCACATGGCACCTGGCGCGCGAACCGGGCGCGACAGCCGAACAGTATCGCGAAGTTTTTACGGCAGCCCATAATATCAAGGGCGCTGCGAACTCTTACGGATATCCAGCAATTGCCCGCCTTTGCGGATCACTCAGCCGCCTGCTCTCAGACACGCGTCCGGGCGAAAACTCCGCCCTGATCAATCTGCATGTCGAGGCATGCCGCGCGGCATTCAATTCCATCGGCCAGGGCAGCGACGCACAATCCATCGCGGATGCCGTCTGCGAAGCCCTTGAAGAGCGCGTCGCGCTCAAAGTGGCCCATAGCTGA
- a CDS encoding NAD kinase, giving the protein MSTLRFAFFASKRPEAQAALPTLVQRYGQYSETDADVVVALGGDGAMLDSLRRRFGDSKPVYGMNRGTIGFLMNEYREDDLVERVNAAERAQIIPLSMSATDIHGQEHTALAINEVSLFRETAQTARLRITVDGKVRMEELSCDGVMVATPAGSTAYNLSAHGPILPIGANLLALTPVSAFRPRRWRGALLRHDAKVTIEVIAPDRRPVAAAADNQEVRDIATVKVEADRSKRLTMLFDPGHALDERILREQFGF; this is encoded by the coding sequence ATGAGTACGCTCCGTTTTGCCTTTTTCGCCTCCAAGCGTCCTGAAGCCCAGGCCGCCCTGCCCACGCTTGTCCAACGCTACGGCCAGTACAGCGAGACGGATGCCGATGTGGTTGTCGCGCTTGGCGGGGATGGCGCCATGCTGGATTCCCTACGCCGCCGGTTCGGTGATTCCAAGCCGGTTTATGGCATGAACCGCGGCACGATCGGCTTCCTGATGAACGAATACCGGGAAGACGACCTGGTCGAGCGCGTGAATGCCGCCGAACGGGCGCAGATTATTCCGCTCAGCATGTCTGCAACGGATATTCACGGACAGGAGCACACCGCCCTCGCCATCAACGAGGTCTCACTGTTCCGGGAAACCGCCCAGACGGCACGCCTGCGCATCACAGTGGATGGCAAGGTCCGCATGGAGGAGCTGTCCTGCGACGGGGTCATGGTCGCCACACCTGCAGGCTCCACCGCCTACAACCTGTCAGCACATGGCCCGATCCTGCCGATTGGCGCGAACCTGCTGGCCCTGACGCCTGTCAGCGCCTTCCGGCCCCGCCGGTGGCGCGGCGCACTTCTGCGCCATGATGCCAAAGTCACGATCGAAGTCATTGCGCCGGACCGCCGGCCTGTCGCCGCCGCAGCTGACAATCAGGAGGTACGGGACATTGCGACCGTGAAAGTCGAGGCGGATCGCAGCAAGCGGCTGACCATGCTGTTCGACCCCGGGCACGCCCTCGACGAGCGTATCCTCCGGGAGCAGTTCGGCTTCTGA
- a CDS encoding class II aldolase/adducin family protein produces the protein MADGNQKVDIRSSVSAEEWQARVDLAALYRLTAMYGWDDMIFTHISHRVPGPEHHFLINPYGYFFEEITASSLVKVDLEGNVVQETDFMINPAGFTIHSAIHDAREDAKCVMHVHTDQGVAVSAQKEGLLPLSQTAMAVREDVAYHDYEGIALDLDERERLVADLGPTKHSMILRNHGTLTCGETAAMTFTRMFFLERACTMQVMALSAGRDGVIECDETLQDKVAGQGGMTSHSSGMSMLTEKLVWPALLRKLDREYPGYDA, from the coding sequence ATGGCCGACGGCAATCAGAAGGTCGATATTCGCAGCTCGGTAAGTGCGGAAGAGTGGCAGGCGCGCGTGGATCTCGCAGCGCTGTACCGCCTCACGGCAATGTATGGCTGGGACGACATGATCTTCACGCACATCTCCCACCGCGTGCCGGGGCCGGAGCATCACTTCCTGATCAACCCCTATGGGTACTTCTTCGAAGAGATCACGGCGTCCTCACTGGTGAAGGTGGATCTGGAAGGGAATGTCGTTCAGGAAACGGATTTCATGATCAATCCGGCGGGCTTCACGATCCATTCGGCCATCCATGACGCGCGGGAAGACGCCAAATGCGTGATGCACGTCCACACCGACCAGGGTGTTGCTGTTTCCGCCCAGAAGGAAGGCCTGTTGCCGCTCAGCCAGACGGCCATGGCGGTCCGCGAAGACGTTGCCTATCACGACTATGAGGGCATTGCGCTGGACCTTGATGAACGCGAGCGGCTGGTGGCGGACCTTGGTCCGACGAAACACTCCATGATTTTGCGCAATCACGGCACACTGACCTGCGGAGAAACCGCCGCGATGACCTTCACCCGCATGTTCTTCCTCGAGCGCGCCTGCACCATGCAGGTCATGGCGCTCTCGGCCGGCCGTGACGGCGTGATAGAGTGTGATGAGACGCTCCAGGACAAGGTTGCCGGGCAGGGCGGCATGACAAGTCATAGCTCCGGCATGTCCATGCTGACCGAGAAGCTCGTCTGGCCGGCGCTTCTGCGGAAACTGGACCGTGAATATCCGGGTTATGACGCCTAA
- the hemA gene encoding 5-aminolevulinate synthase: protein MKHLKAFEDALGNIHSEGRYRVFIDLQRHKGRFPKATARFEDGEREVTIWCSNDYLGMGQDDHVINSMHEAIDSFGAGSGGTRNISGTTRYHVELERELADLHEKEAALLFTSGYVSNDATLSTLGKIMKDLIIYSDQLNHASMIEGIRRSGADYRVFRHNDVDHLRSLLENDDADRPKVIAFESVYSMDGDFGRMEEICDLADEFNALTYLDEVHAVGMYGQEGAGVAQMLGLADRIDIIEGTLGKAFGVMGGYIASKATVIDAIRSMASGFIFSTSTCPVMAAGALASIQKLRTDEGRKLRAIHQAKAAELKQKFREAGLPVMESPSHIVPLLVGDPERCKALSDTLLFDFGIYVQPINYPTVPRGTERLRFTPSPVHDAAMMDELVEAILAVWKQLGLDKAA from the coding sequence ATGAAACACCTGAAGGCCTTTGAAGACGCCCTCGGCAACATCCATTCTGAGGGACGTTACAGGGTCTTTATTGACCTTCAGCGCCACAAGGGACGTTTCCCGAAAGCCACGGCGCGCTTCGAAGATGGCGAGCGCGAAGTGACGATCTGGTGCTCCAATGATTATCTCGGCATGGGCCAGGATGACCATGTCATCAATTCCATGCATGAGGCGATCGACAGCTTCGGTGCCGGGTCTGGCGGTACGCGCAATATTTCCGGTACGACGCGGTATCACGTCGAGCTTGAGCGCGAACTGGCAGACCTCCACGAGAAGGAAGCGGCGCTGCTGTTCACCTCCGGCTATGTCTCCAATGATGCGACGCTGTCGACCCTCGGCAAGATCATGAAAGACCTGATCATCTATTCCGATCAGCTCAATCATGCCTCCATGATCGAAGGGATCCGCCGGTCGGGTGCCGATTACCGGGTGTTCCGCCACAATGATGTGGATCATCTGCGGTCCCTGCTCGAAAATGACGACGCGGACCGTCCGAAAGTCATCGCCTTTGAAAGCGTCTATTCCATGGACGGCGACTTCGGCCGCATGGAAGAGATCTGCGACCTGGCTGACGAGTTCAACGCGCTGACCTATCTGGACGAGGTGCACGCCGTCGGCATGTACGGACAGGAAGGGGCAGGGGTTGCCCAGATGCTCGGTCTCGCTGACCGCATCGACATCATTGAAGGAACGCTCGGCAAGGCGTTCGGCGTGATGGGTGGCTATATCGCTTCCAAGGCAACTGTCATCGATGCGATCCGCTCGATGGCGTCCGGCTTCATCTTCAGCACGTCGACATGCCCGGTCATGGCCGCTGGCGCGCTGGCAAGCATCCAGAAGCTGCGGACCGATGAGGGGCGCAAGCTGCGCGCGATTCACCAGGCGAAAGCGGCTGAGCTGAAGCAGAAATTCCGGGAAGCCGGCCTGCCGGTCATGGAATCGCCCTCACACATCGTGCCGCTGCTGGTGGGCGATCCGGAGCGCTGCAAGGCCTTGTCCGACACGCTGCTGTTCGACTTCGGCATTTATGTGCAGCCGATCAACTATCCGACCGTGCCGCGCGGTACGGAGCGGCTGCGTTTCACGCCAAGCCCGGTGCACGATGCGGCGATGATGGATGAACTGGTCGAAGCCATCCTGGCCGTCTGGAAACAGCTCGGCCTCGACAAGGCGGCCTGA
- a CDS encoding MucR family transcriptional regulator: MGEPKQVDVLGMTTGIVSSFVSNNTVPASDLPELIRSVHDAISTLSEGESASDETLAPAVPVSQSITPDFLICLEDGRKLKMLRRYLRSRYSMTPEEYRERWNLPADYPMVAPNYAKLRSKHAKNIGLGKKKK, from the coding sequence ATGGGTGAACCGAAACAGGTGGACGTGCTGGGCATGACGACAGGCATCGTCTCGTCCTTCGTTTCAAACAATACAGTACCGGCGTCGGACCTCCCTGAGCTGATCCGGTCGGTACACGATGCCATTTCCACCCTTTCCGAAGGCGAATCTGCGAGTGACGAGACCCTGGCGCCCGCGGTGCCCGTGTCGCAGTCCATTACACCGGATTTCCTGATCTGCCTGGAAGACGGACGGAAATTGAAAATGCTCCGCCGTTATCTGCGGTCGCGATATTCCATGACGCCGGAAGAGTACCGGGAGCGCTGGAACCTGCCAGCCGACTATCCGATGGTTGCTCCGAACTATGCAAAACTGCGCTCGAAACACGCCAAGAACATCGGCCTGGGCAAGAAAAAGAAATAG
- the glyA gene encoding serine hydroxymethyltransferase: MADTAQTQRFDTSGFFSTGLEASDPEVFAAIGKEQGRQQHEIELIASENIVSRAVLEAQGSVLTNKYAEGYPGRRYYGGCEFVDVAENLAIDRAKQLFNCQFANVQPNSGSQANQGVFQAVLKPGDTILGMSLDAGGHLTHGAPPNQSGKWFNAVQYGVRREDDRIDFEQVERLAKAHRPQMIIAGGSAYPREIDFARFRAIADEVGAVFMVDMAHFAGLVAGGAHPNPLDYADVATTTTHKTLRGPRGGMILTNDEKLAKKINSAIFPGIQGGPLMHVIAAKAVAFGEALRPSFKEYAAQVVVNARAMAAAAKASGLDVVSGGTDTHLALIDLRPKKVTGKDAEAALGRAYITCNKNGVPFDPEKPTITSGIRVGSPAGTTRGFGEQEFTQIGSWIGEIVDAVASGESTSTEDRIRAEVKALTAQFPIYGGLGG; the protein is encoded by the coding sequence ATGGCAGACACCGCCCAGACGCAACGGTTCGATACCAGCGGTTTCTTTTCCACCGGCCTTGAGGCCAGCGATCCCGAAGTATTCGCGGCGATCGGCAAGGAACAGGGACGCCAGCAGCACGAGATCGAGCTAATCGCATCCGAGAATATCGTCTCCAGGGCAGTGCTTGAGGCGCAGGGGTCCGTCCTCACCAACAAATACGCTGAAGGCTATCCGGGCCGCCGCTATTATGGCGGTTGCGAGTTTGTCGATGTCGCCGAGAACCTCGCCATCGACCGCGCAAAGCAGCTGTTCAACTGCCAGTTCGCGAACGTCCAGCCCAACTCCGGTAGCCAGGCGAACCAGGGCGTCTTCCAGGCTGTTCTCAAGCCGGGCGACACGATCCTTGGTATGAGCCTCGATGCCGGCGGCCACCTGACCCACGGCGCCCCGCCGAACCAGTCCGGCAAATGGTTCAATGCCGTGCAATACGGTGTGCGCCGTGAAGACGACCGGATCGATTTCGAACAGGTCGAACGCCTGGCCAAGGCACACCGTCCGCAGATGATCATTGCTGGGGGCTCGGCCTATCCGCGTGAGATCGACTTTGCCCGTTTCCGGGCGATTGCGGATGAAGTCGGCGCGGTGTTCATGGTCGACATGGCGCACTTTGCCGGGCTCGTCGCCGGCGGTGCACATCCCAACCCGCTCGACTATGCAGATGTCGCAACGACGACGACCCACAAGACACTTCGCGGCCCGCGCGGCGGCATGATCCTGACGAATGACGAGAAGCTCGCCAAGAAGATCAACTCGGCCATCTTCCCGGGTATCCAGGGTGGCCCGCTGATGCATGTCATTGCGGCGAAGGCGGTGGCATTCGGCGAAGCGCTGCGTCCGTCTTTCAAGGAGTATGCGGCTCAGGTGGTGGTGAATGCACGGGCCATGGCGGCAGCCGCGAAAGCCAGCGGACTGGATGTGGTTTCCGGCGGTACGGATACGCACCTGGCCCTGATTGACCTGCGTCCGAAAAAAGTGACCGGCAAGGATGCCGAGGCTGCGCTCGGCCGGGCTTATATCACCTGCAACAAGAACGGTGTGCCGTTCGATCCGGAAAAGCCGACCATCACCAGCGGTATCCGCGTCGGATCGCCCGCCGGTACGACCCGCGGATTTGGCGAACAGGAGTTCACCCAGATCGGTTCCTGGATCGGCGAGATCGTCGATGCGGTGGCGAGCGGTGAAAGTACGTCTACGGAAGACCGTATTCGGGCAGAAGTCAAAGCGCTGACAGCGCAGTTCCCCATTTATGGTGGCCTTGGAGGCTGA
- the nrdR gene encoding transcriptional regulator NrdR, translated as MRCPFCGSENTSVKDSRSAEDDTAVRRRRVCESCGARFTTFERVQLREVTVVKRDGKRVPFDRERLARSITIALRKRPVDREQIDQMVSGILRKLESAGEPEVASNDVGELAMEALRMVDPVGYVRFASVYKDFRDPSDFAQFIEKAALEDEEDLGEI; from the coding sequence TTGCGTTGTCCATTTTGCGGCTCTGAAAACACATCGGTGAAGGACAGCCGTTCGGCTGAAGACGATACGGCCGTCCGCCGCCGCAGGGTATGTGAAAGCTGTGGCGCGCGTTTCACGACATTCGAACGGGTTCAGCTGCGCGAAGTGACGGTCGTGAAGCGCGATGGAAAACGCGTGCCGTTTGACCGTGAACGTCTTGCCAGGTCGATCACGATCGCCCTGCGGAAACGCCCGGTCGACCGGGAGCAGATTGACCAGATGGTCTCAGGGATCTTGAGAAAACTGGAAAGTGCCGGCGAACCTGAAGTCGCATCGAATGATGTGGGGGAGCTGGCCATGGAGGCGCTGCGCATGGTCGACCCGGTCGGCTATGTCCGGTTCGCCAGCGTGTACAAGGATTTCCGTGATCCGAGCGATTTTGCGCAGTTTATAGAAAAAGCTGCGCTCGAGGACGAAGAGGACCTCGGCGAGATATGA
- a CDS encoding RibD family protein — protein sequence MSGVRVTLKLATSLDARIALADGTSQWITSSESRARGHELRASHDAILVGIGTVLADDPLLTARTVPMPKKQPVRIVADSNGRTPLSSRLVQSVSSGRVVVATNGQPQDFLSRSGVEVWRCGNGVRMDVQDLLRRAAAEGISSLLIEGGGTLAASFIREGLVDEIAWFVAPILIGGDGLPALGGLGLQALSDATRWKPVATERIGDDVLNTYVRF from the coding sequence ATGAGCGGCGTGCGGGTCACGCTGAAGCTCGCCACCTCGCTGGACGCGCGTATCGCTCTTGCTGACGGGACGAGCCAGTGGATCACGTCGAGCGAATCCCGGGCCCGCGGGCATGAGCTGCGCGCCAGTCATGATGCCATTCTCGTCGGAATCGGGACTGTCCTTGCCGATGATCCGCTGCTTACTGCGCGGACTGTTCCCATGCCGAAGAAACAGCCAGTGCGCATCGTGGCCGATTCGAATGGCCGGACACCGCTCAGCTCCCGTCTGGTTCAATCTGTTTCGAGCGGCCGGGTGGTCGTGGCAACAAACGGGCAGCCGCAGGACTTCCTGTCGCGGAGTGGTGTAGAAGTCTGGCGCTGCGGCAATGGCGTGCGCATGGATGTGCAGGATTTGCTTCGGCGCGCAGCTGCTGAGGGGATCTCGTCGTTGTTGATCGAAGGCGGCGGAACGCTAGCGGCCAGTTTCATCCGCGAGGGGCTTGTTGACGAGATTGCCTGGTTCGTGGCGCCGATCCTGATCGGCGGGGATGGCCTTCCGGCATTGGGCGGCCTGGGCCTTCAGGCCTTGTCAGATGCGACACGGTGGAAGCCTGTCGCGACGGAACGCATTGGGGATGACGTTCTGAACACTTATGTTCGTTTTTAG